Genomic DNA from Penaeus monodon isolate SGIC_2016 chromosome 15, NSTDA_Pmon_1, whole genome shotgun sequence:
NNNNNNNNNNNNNNNNNNNNNNNNNNNNNNNNNNNNNNNNNNNNNNNNNNNNNNNNNNNNNNNNNCATATACATTAATGTgcatattttaatagtatattcatatttttccttgAAATTTCTCCTTGAAATCTCGTAAGAATGTTATTTTTCGTTTACAGTTCAATAACTAAACACTGATGTTTATACTGACAGCGTGAAAACCGACATCTTAGTCAATGCCAGCAGCGAGAACCGTGACAACCGGACTGCCAGTGATGTCAGAGACCCCAACAGCCGTGCCAGTGACAACACCAACCCAATCCTTGACAACATCTCTGGCAACCCGAAAGGCAGGAGTAAAAGAAACATCGATAAGAAACATCACGATGAAGCAGGAGTACTGAATGAAAGCAGAGTTTATGTCTTTAGTAAGGATAAGGATCCCAGTGCCGCCGAGAGTGTGGTATATGATATCGATGTTATTGGCGTAGATAGTGTTGGTAATATTACTGCTCCTGACGAGAGAAATATTGATGTCACAACGGAACCTGTCACCACTAGTACTGAAAATACTAGTAGTTTTTATGACAGTGATGTCAATAGTGACATATATGACACTGCCAACATTACCGATGACAACATCACTGATATTGTAACCAGGTCTGAGGATGTTATTGACACCGAGGAGAAAATTTATGATTTCGGAATTGGCATTCCTGACAGCACCACTGACAACACATCCATGATTGAAAGCAACGCTACTGAGAGCGGAGATAAAACGCCAGTCACAACATTTACGAAAGCTGGCATTCCTGACAACACCACTGACAACACATCCATGATTGAAAGCAACGCTACTGAGAGCGGAGATAAAACGCCAGTCACAACATTTACGAAAGCTGGCATTCCTGACAACACCACTGACAACACATCCATGATTGAAAGCAACGCTACTGAGAGCGGAGATAAAACGCCAGTCACAACATTTACGAAAGCTGGCATTCCTGACAACACCACTGACAACACATCCATGATTGAAAGCAACGCTACTGAGACCGGAGATAAAACGCCAGTCACAACATTTACGAAAGCTGGCATTCCTGACAACATAACTGATAACACCGAAGGCGATTATTTGACCCTTGACACCGAAGTCATCCCTGAAAGAAGGTCTGCTGACACCACGGGAACTTTTGACACCCGAGTCCAAATCCCTGACCACAGTACCACGGAGACCACACCCCCTCGTGCGGGAGGAGCCACCACCGAGATAATGGCTGACAAcgaagcagaggaagaaagaaggaaaagagtcgTGTCCTTGAAGTACCTTGTGTGTGCTCCAGGATACAAGGTAAAGGGCACTGGCACCGCACGCCTCCTTGTCATGTGCCAAGACGGAGAGTGGCGCTTCTCTAACACTTCCTTGTCTTTCGAGGGGATTTCTTGCGTTCCTGTGTGCGCTGTGGANNNNNNNNNNNNNNNNNNNNNNNNNNNNNNNNNNNNNNNNNNNNNNNNNNNNNNNNNNNNNNNNNNNNNNNNNNNNNNNNNNNNNNNNNNNNNNNNNNNNNNNNNNNNNNNNNNNNNNNNNNNNNNNNNNNNNNNNNNNNNNNNNNNNNNNNNNNNNNNNNNNNNNNNNNNNNNNNNNNNNNNNNNNNNNNAGGCGTGTCTGAACAGCGGAACCTGTATTTCGCCGGACACCTGCGCGTGCAAGGAAGGTCACGTCGGCAAGCGTTGCGAGAAAGCTGTGTGTGATGGTAACCTGCCAAACATGACTAATGCTTACTTCCATCGTATGTAAGTATAATATCAAGATCGTAGAATGTACGTGCATGTCTCCTGTAGATTTCAGCCCTATCATTATTGGAGCCCAAATCAATCACTTGAAAACATATTTAAGCGTAGGATTAAGCATAAAATAACCAAATTATGGGATCCTTTCCACGAAATTCTAGATCGTGGGGCTGTGCTAATGAATGTACATGATGTAGGTTCGCCTCAATATTCTCATTATAGGTCCCTCCCACCCCCCGATTCGGCCAGAGCTGCGTACGTTAAAGAAATGCACTTTTCTTGACTTACGATATATAAAGGACACCAAACGTGAACCAAACCATGCTTTTCAAGAGCCCAGTCAAATTAGTCACGCAAAATACAACTAGAAAGGCAAACCCACGCGACATGTAAAGCAAAGGGGCGAAGCTTTAAGAATTCAAAATAATGTCATTTAAAATACTTGATGAAGGCTTCCGACAGATGACATAAATAGTCTGAAACCTTTATCAGCTGTTACAATCTTCTAACTGAGGTTTCATAAGCGTTTCTTCTCTTAGATAACTTAAAATTACTCAGATATTCTTTTTACAGAATTATATCACATAAGATGTGCCAAACAGATTNNNNNNNNNNNNNNNNNNNNNNNNNNNNNNNNNNNNNNNNNNNNNNNNNNNNNNNNNNNNNNNNNNNNNNNNNNNNNNNNNNNNNNNNNNNNNNNNNNNNNNNNNNNNNNNNNNNNNNNNNNNNNNNNNNNNNNNNNNNNNNNNNNNNNNNNNNNNNNNNNNNNNNNNNNNNNNNNNNNNNNNNNNNNNNNNNNNNNNNNNNNNNNNNNNNNNNNNNNNNNNNNNNNNNNNNNNNNNNNNNNNNNNNNNNNNNNNNNNNNNNNNNNNNNNNNNNNNNNNNNNNNNNNNNNNNNNNNNNNNNNNNNNNNNNNNNNNNNNNNNNNNNNNNNNNNNNNNNNNNNNNNNNNNNNNNNNNNNNNNNNNNNNNNNNNNNNNNNNNNNNNNNNNNNNNNNNNNNNNNNNNNNNNNNNNNNNNNNNNNNNNNNNNNNNNNNNNNNNNNNNNNNNNNNNNNNNNNNNNNNNNNNNNNNNNNNNNNNNNNNNNNNNNNNNNNNNNNNNNNNNNNNNNNNNNNNNNNNNNNNNNNNNNNNNNNNNNNNNNNNNNNNNNNNNNNNNNNNNNNNNNNNNNNNNNNNNNNNNNNNNNNNNNNNNNNNNNNNNNNNNNNNNNNNNNNNNNNNNNNNNNNNNNNNNNNNNNNNNNNNNNNNNNNNNNNNNNNNNNNNNNNNNNNNNNNNNNNNNNNNNNNNNNNNNNNNNNNNNNNNNNNNNNNNNNNNNNNNNNNNNNNNNNNNNNNNNNNNNNNNNNNNNNNNNNNNNNNNNNNNNNNNNNNNNNNNNNNNNNNNNNNNNNNNNNNNNNNNNNNNNNNNNNNNNNNNNNNNNNNNNNNNNNNNNNNNNNNNNNNNNNNNNNNNNNNNNNNNNNNNNNNNNNNNNNNNNNNNNNNNNNNNNNNNNNNNNNNNNNNNNNNNNNNNNNNNNNNNNNNNNNNNNNNNNNNNNNNNNNNNNNNNNNNNNNNNNNNNNNNNNNNNNNNNNNNNNNNNNNNNNNNNNNNNNNNNNNNNNNNNNNNNNNNNNNNNNNNNNNNNNNNNNNNNNNNNNNNNNNNNNNNNNNNNNNNNNNNNNNNNNNNNNNNNNNNNNNNNNNNNNNNNNNNNNNNNNNNNNNNNNNNNNNNNNNNNNNNNNNNNNNNNNNNNNNNNNNNNNNNNNNNNNNNNNNNNNNCGCACACAACCAATCCATCGACATCCAAAGTCGTTTATATCCTACACCGAAATCCTACCTCCAACCAGCCTATCCGAAAACGCGTCCAGCGAGGATAGGATAATAGCTCGCTGTGTCTTAGGATTTGAGTTCAAGGACAAGACGGCAGAGCAAGAACTCACGTGCCAAGGAGGGAGCTGGAGGATTTCTAAGGATAAGGGAAGTGTGTGTTATCCTACGTGCAAGGAAGCGTGCATCCCTCCCTTGCAATGCGTAGGGCGGGATAGATGCGGGTGCCCTGGAGATTTCGTGGGTCCTAGGTGTGATGAGGTGAGGGGCGGAGGCTGCGTCAGAGCTCTGCCGGATGTCAACGATGGCAAGGTTCAGAGGTGAGTCGTTNNNNNNNNNNNNNNNNNNNNNNNNNNNNNNNNNNNNNNNNNNNNNNNNNNNNNNNNNNNNNNNNNNNNNNNNNNNNNNNNNNNNNNNNNNNNNNNNNNNNNNNNNNNNNNNNNNNNNNNNNNNNNNNNNNNNNNNNNNNNNNNNNNNNNNNNNNNNNNNNNNNNNNNNNNNNNNNNNNNNNNNNNNNNNNNNNNNNNNNNNNNNNNNNNNNNNNNNNNNNNNNNNNNNNNGTAATAGTCTTTTACCATTCAAATATGATACAGATACTTTACAAAAGGTTCACTGAATTTATTCACTATTTACATCTGTCGCACTCAGAACCGACAGCGTCACCAAGGTCATCTGTGACAAGGGATACAGGCTGAGGAATAACAAAACGGAGGTATGTCAACACTGTGTATTGACTGGTATAatgcaaaattattttcttattctgaaACACGACATACAGGAAAAAGTCttgtatacacaaataaatgtgCGTAAACCTATGCGCATAAATACGTGCAANNNNNNNNNNNNNNNNNNNNNNNNNNNNNNNNNNNNNNNNNNNNNNNNNNNNNNNNNNNNNNNNNNNNNNNNNNNNNNNNNNNNNNNNNNNNNNNNNNNNNNNNNNNNNNNNNNNNNNNNNNNNNNNNNNNNNNNNNNNNNNNNNNNNNNNNNNNNNNNNNNNTATATATATAAGATGTCATTAATAGCTCTTCCTTAAAAGGCCCTGATCACGTGCGAGCATGGCTTCTGGCTCGCGTCTGGCCTGCCCCACTCGGAGACGGTCATCGACTGCTTGCCCCACTGCGAGCCCGGGTGCCTCGCCGAGCAGGAGTGCGTCGCCCCGGGGATTTGCAAATGCCTCCTGGGCTTCAAGGGACCGAACTGCCAGGAGGTAGACTTCGTGGGTGGCCCTTGTCCTCGGGCCCTTCCGCCTGTCGACAACGCCATCGTCAGGTGGGTGCTTCCTCTGACTGCAATAATACGGTCGTTAGTCTTTCATGAATCTTAGGATAATTgcctttctcgttttcttgtgGTTATTCATTCTCTATGATTGTTCCATAGCATTAAGATGAGGTTTTACGCCAAACTGAAACATGTCCTTCCTTCGTTTCAAAGTATGGTTAACGCTGGATACGTTAATCTGGACTTTACGATATCGGCGtcaatatttagatttttttaaaagcttgtATTGCCTTTAATCAATAGGAAAACATTTCTTTCCGCTCTTTCAGCCCCAACGGAACGGTAGAATGCCTCCGGGGATTCACCTTCCCCACTGGAGAGACGAAAACGCACCTTCTCTGCGCAAGAGGCCAGTGGATCATGCCCTCAGAGAAGAGCGGGTGCCTACCTCGATGCGCCCTNNNNNNNNNNNNNNNNNNNNNNNNNNNNNNNNNNNNNNNNNNNNNNNNNCCAGAAGGCTATGAAGGGCAGCAGTGCCAAGTCGCCACTTGTGGAGCTCAGCCGGAAGTGCATAATGCTATCCTGTGCAATAAGTGAGAGTCTATTGGTATTGCAGATTTCTGATCTATCAAAACTCCTTCAGTTGTCATCATTGTCACAAAACAGGGATAATGAATGGAGTTGAAAGACAGGCGAATAAAGAAAATACTCATGCAGATACCATTCACTTCTAATATGGCATATAACAGTTTTTATTTCCTATTCATCCCAACCACCTTCTCAGAGCTGCTGGTTTGACGATTACCTGCACCAGTGGCTACAAATTAACCACAGGATCAATGAGCGTGGTGCTGCACTGCAACGAGGGTTCCTGGGTATTGCAAGGCCAAGACGAGACACCCGAGTGTGTGCCACAGTGTTGGCATGAGTGCAAGAACGGAGGGAAGTGCGTGGCACCCAACGTCTGCCAGTGCCAGGAAGGGTACTGGGGCAAGTACTGTGAGCACCGGAAGTGCGTTCACCTGCCTGAGATATCCAGTGCCATATTCATTAACAAGTGAGTTTATGCTGAAGGTGACTGAAAATCTTTGAGAGGGtgttacacataaaaaaatatcacatataGAAGCATTCATACAAACAATGAGATGTTACTGGTGAATAAGTAGATACAAACGTCATTGATAATGCGCTTTTTCGTTGGGCCATTCTCGAAATctcctacccccccaaaaaaaaaaaacatatttcttaaCTTTGCTGATCAGCTTTATAATTCCTCACACGCAAACTACAGTAGTGCATTaacaaatgattaaataaaaaaattaaactgggAAAGTGGAGTTGAATCCTGAAAACCacagaaaatataaacatttgaGGGGGAGGGATTGAGGAACGGGGATTACTTCTAGGATTGCAGGTAGGTACTTTCTCAGGGCCCCCTGGAAAGTTAATTTTAGACATTCTCCCTTTGTTAGTTAATGGTTAATTCTAGACTGTCTGCCCTTATCAGTTAGGTTCTGATTTCAGACTTTCTCCCCTTATCAGTTTTGACCGAATTTCAGCCTATCCCCCTTATCATATCAGTGCTATTTTCAGACTTTCTTTCATTGTAACTTAAAGCCTAATCTCATCCTATCCCCCTTCCTTGCCATCTCACCAACCCCACTTTACCAAACAACAGGTTAAGCCACGCCACAGTATCATGCCCGTCGGGATACAAATTCCTCAACGGCGAGACCACGTACGGAGGCATCACGTGTCGAGAGAGAGACGGGTTGTGGGCGATTCCTCGAGAGTACCAGATGGCTGGGTATATCGCTCCTCATCCGTCCTTCAGGAACGCCCCTCGATACGGTTCCGTCGCTTGCGTGTTCTCTTGTGATCCGGGGTGCGAGAACGGCGGAACGTGTGTGGGGGAgaacgtgtgtttgtgtcctGAGAGCTTCCGTGGTAAGACTTGTGAGGGGaggaagtgtaatgccacggttcCTCACGTCAAGAATGCTGTCTATTACCAAGGGTAAGTGTTTAAATGGANNNNNNNNNNNNNNNNNNNNNNNNNNNNNNNNNNNNNNNNNNNNNNNNNNNNNNNNNNNNNNNNNNNNNNNNNNNNNNNNNNNNNNNNNNNNNNNNNNNNNNNNNNNNNNNNNNNNNNNNNNNNNNNNNNNNNNNNNNNNNNNNNNNNNNNNNNNNNNNNNNNNNNNNNNNNNNNNNNNNNNNNNNNNNNNNNNNNNNNNNNNNNNNNNNNNNNNNNNNNNNNNNNNNNNNNNNNNNNNNNNNNNNNNNNNNNNNNNNNNNNNNNNNNNNNNNNNNNNNNNNNNNNNNNNTAGGCTCCGGCTACCTTTTTTCCTAAGTTCCCGTCCCCAAAATCACAGGTGCTAACCAAAGGAAATATAGCAATGTAAACCCATGTAAACCCTTTACTAATAACTAACAAACTCCTCCCTCGACCACATCGCCAGAAGCATCGACGAAGGCCGCGTCGAGTGCCTCCCAGGATACAAATTCCCCAACAACCAAACAACAGCTGATTTCCAGTGCCACGAAGGATCTCATTGGAGCTTTAGTGACCCCGTGTTGACTCCCACATCCTGCGAACCCATATGCCAAGAGGAGTGCCACAACGGGGGGTCCTGCGTGGCACCGGAACAGTGTCTCTGTCCCAAGGGCTTCAGCGGGAGTGCCTGTGAAGTGGACGAGCTCGGGGAGTGCCAAGAACTGCCGCGGTTTCCCTTCGCGTCCATCAACAGGGAGTGAGTTGCTGGCAGTGGCTTTGGGTAACGCTGTTCTTCAGGGATTTTTCAACCTTTTCTCTTCNNNNNNNNNNNNNNNNNNNNNNNNNNNNNNNNNNNNNNNNNNNNNNNNNNNNNNNNNNNNNNNNNNNNNNNNNNNNNNNNNNNNNNNNNNNNNNNNNNNNNNNNNNNNNNNNNNNNNNNNNNNNNNNNNNNNNNNNNNNNNNNNNNNNNNNNNNNNNNNNNNNNNNNNNNNNNNNNNNNNNNNNNNNNNNNNNNNNNNNNNNNNNNNNNNNNNNNNNNNNNNNNNNNNNNNNNNNNNNNNNNNNNNNNNNNNNNNNNNNNNNNNNNNNNNNNNNNNNNNNNNNNNNNNNNNNNNNNNNNNNNNNNNNNNNNNNNNNNNNNNNNNNNNNNNNNNNNNNNNNNNNNNNNNNNNNNNNNNNNNNNNNNNNNNNNNNNNNNNNNNNNNNNNNNNNNNNNNNNNNNNNNNNNNNNNNNNNNNNNNNNNNNNNNNNNNNNNNNNNNNNNNNNNNNNNNNNNNNNNNNNNNNNNNNNNNNNNNNNNNNNNNNNNNNNNNNNNNNNNNNNNNNNNNNNNNNNNNNNNNNNNNNNNNNNNNNNNNNNNNNNNNNNNNNNNNNNNNNNNNNNNNNNNNNNNNNNNNNNNNNNNNNNNNNNNNNNNNNNNNNNNNNNNNNNNGTATTTCAATTGCATAATATCACTATGAATTATTTCTGCATATCTCCCTTTGCTTGTccatgtctatttatatattacttttttactcaaagaaatgtaagaaaataatTACGTATCATATACTGTATTTCCTTTacgcaaagaaacaaaagaaaaggaaaaggttccTTGATGTATTCAAGAGAAACGCTATATTCGTGTAATATATCGCATACAGCTGCATTACACAAATACAGTATGTTATAACATATTCTTGTATTCCCATCGTCCTTCACAGATATTTCTAGACCCTTTCACCTGTTTGGCATTTCATATTCTGTATTCCTTCGGCTGTATTAATTTCCTGATTTACGAACTTACCACCCCATATTACGTATTATCTTCCCCTTGCCCCTCGCCAGCCACGAGAATGGCAGTGCGTTATGCTACCCAGGCTATAGCGTCTATGGCGGGCGACACCTCAGACTCTTCAGATTTGCCTGCACGAACAAAGTGTGGAAGATGAGAGGAACGAGACAGAAGCTCCCCTTTTCCCAAGTCTGTTATCGCTTCTGCCACCGTGGGAAAGGGTGTCAGAATGGTGGCACCTGTGTGGGTGTCAGTGCCTGCGTCTGCGTGCCAGGTTTCACGGGGAAAGAGTGTGAGAACCTACTGCAGGAGGAGACGTGTGGAGAACCGCCGGTTTTGCCCAATGTTCTTCTGCAGGAGAGGTTGGTGGAAGGGGACTTGGTANNNNNNNNNNNNNNNNNNNNNNNNNNNNNNNNNNNNNNNNNNNNNNNNNNNNNNNNNNNNNNNNNNNNNNNNNNNNNNNNNNNNNNNNNNNNNNNNNNNNNNNNNNNNNNNNNNNNNNNNNNNNNNNNNNNNNNNNNNNNNNNNNNNNNNNNNNNNNNNNNNNNNNNNNNNNNNNNNNNNNNNNNNNNNNNNNNNNNNNNNNNNNNNNNNNNNNNNATCATTTCGTGGGGTTAGGTGATGTTCTGTCATGATGACTATGGCGGATAAAGTGAGGGATTAATGAAATCAAAATCAtagctttgcatttttttttctttttgttacagtTGGTGGTttatttttgtgggaaaaaaatgacCGGGATTAAGTGCATATCCCCTACTGTATGCGAATCATggcataattatatatctatttctctttatagCAGAGATAATTAACTTTATATACTCATTTTCCAATTAATCAAGATTATATTCAGTTTTATTCGATGGCTTTACNNNNNNNNNNNNNNNNNNNNNNNNNNNNNNNNNNNNNNNNNNNNNNNNNNNNNNNNNNNNNNNNNNNNNNNNNNNNNNNNNNNNNNNNNNNNNNNNNNNNNNNNNNNNNNNNNNNNNNNNNNNNNNNNNNNNNNNNNNNNNNNNNNNNNNNNNNNNNNNNNNNNNNNNNNNNNNNNNNNNNNNNNNNNNNNNNNNNNNNNNNNNNNNNNNNNNNNNNNNNNNNNNNNNNNNNNNNNNNNNNNNNNNNNNNNNNNNNNNNNNNNNNNNNNNNNNNNNNNNNNNNNNNNNNNNNNNNNNNNNNNNNNNNNNNNNNNNNNNNNNNNNNNNNNNNNNNNNNNNNNNNNNNNNNNNNNNNNNNNNNNNNNNNNNNNNNNNNNNN
This window encodes:
- the LOC119582198 gene encoding uncharacterized protein LOC119582198, which produces MEQSRRLLMVLVIVNLNYLCKLRVQSHGTGDEQFYKSENATFNCSLDDPALKVNHADQDLQLRKGGVVIHCLPGYASPFGGPDIPVACQGNTWESFPWEDPAHPACVPVCPEGCGQGLCVAPGECECFGRSCEEVTASCNLSSFNPRNSVLSKDRNNEIVLVCKEGFELTTNTSSTPLLCHQAQWLYAGVGRGEGIFCLPVTTPPCQNGGRAVEGNMCVCDNGFAGPRCQYRKCDRDPPKVKFAYYEDVKTDILVNASSENRDNRTASDVRDPNSRASDNTNPILDNISGNPKGRSKRNIDKKHHDEAGVLNESRVYVFSKDKDPSAAESVVYDIDVIGVDSVGNITAPDERNIDVTTEPVTTSTENTSSFYDSDVNSDIYDTANITDDNITDIVTRSEDVIDTEEKIYDFGIGIPDSTTDNTSMIESNATESGDKTPVTTFTKAGIPDNTTDNTSMIESNATESGDKTPVTTFTKAGIPDNTTDNTSMIESNATESGDKTPVTTFTKAGIPDNTTDNTSMIESNATETGDKTPVTTFTKAGIPDNITDNTEGDYLTLDTEVIPERRSADTTGTFDTRVQIPDHSTTETTPPRAGGATTEIMADNEAEEERRKRVVSLKYLVCAPGYKVKGTGTARLLVMCQDGEWRFSNTSLSFEGISCVPVCARNLYFAGHLRVQGRSRRQALRESCV
- the LOC119581720 gene encoding multiple epidermal growth factor-like domains protein 11 translates to MTNAYFHRILSENASSEDRIIARCVLGFEFKDKTAEQELTCQGGSWRISKDKGSVCYPTCKEACIPPLQCVGRDRCGCPGDFVGPRCDEVRGGGCVRALPDVNDGKVQRTDSVTKVICDKGYRLRNNKTEALITCEHGFWLASGLPHSETVIDCLPHCEPGCLAEQECVAPGICKCLLGFKGPNCQEVDFVGGPCPRALPPVDNAIVSPNGTVECLRGFTFPTGETKTHLLCARGQWIMPSEKSGCLPRCALXXXXXXXXXXXXXXXXPEGYEGQQCQVATCGAQPEVHNAILCNKAAGLTITCTSGYKLTTGSMSVVLHCNEGSWVLQGQDETPECVPQCWHECKNGGKCVAPNVCQCQEGYWGKYCEHRKCVHLPEISSAIFINKLSHATVSCPSGYKFLNGETTYGGITCRERDGLWAIPREYQMAGYIAPHPSFRNAPRYGSVACVFSCDPGCENGGTCVGENVCLCPESFRGKTCEGRKCNATVPHVKNAVYYQGSIDEGRVECLPGYKFPNNQTTADFQCHEGSHWSFSDPVLTPTSCEPICQEECHNGGSCVAPEQCLCPKGFSGSACEVDELGECQELPRFPFASINRDHENGSALCYPGYSVYGGRHLRLFRFACTNKVWKMRGTRQKLPFSQVCYRFCHRGKGCQNGGTCVGVSACVCVPGFTGKECENLLQEETCGEPPVLPNVLLQERLPLRILTAQCQEGYAMSSGVKEVPLECHQGTWSSPAPTHPNDLKEGCLPVCNVTCYNGGRCEGPNTCVCPEIFRGNTCQELVFGSCSAVVDIDDLEVSWNETSMTFWCKNDLNLAQNTNEVTIWCEEGSWALPFGWTWKLGCSKSRHPVCPSPVPPRFAIIEQDATGTYVVCPKGFLINNETSSVDLECQGGEWQANVNNRTVPVRNLVCVLAFCEGDCTGSCLHGGYLYGGSCVCPGGYSGDLCEVKECERRSLGVRGPVKTLFSKANEGVAYCVPGYRLSSGKTSVGFVCLDGAWRFLDDYTGHSSLECLPECQDPCRNTGTCVAPNTCRCHHGFSGSACRTCNNDNHVITTTGHLCVFPFEFQGRLRYDCVRNSENDLPWCATNTTGEHKVTSTGICLLDFGYKKVTATARGQVCVFPFRYAGRLRYACAERQNGAFCATSTDVRKNILTQDFCISVKDEFSPAKALFAPFDKDGHRKIIKTLNGSDCILPFIHGNKTYHTCVYEEGKRPYCASVVDDEGKLLKSTVCTPHSSATITLQGKACIFPFKYKGKMYYGCTADDSFKLWCATSVDPGRKALDFGDCTDNWAFEYELPKPWDFDEERCENDEE